Proteins co-encoded in one Syntrophales bacterium genomic window:
- the pseC gene encoding UDP-4-amino-4,6-dideoxy-N-acetyl-beta-L-altrosamine transaminase — translation MVSRKKVRLFVDYIPYGRQCIDEDDIQVVVDVLRGDLITQGPVNEAFERAVAEYVGVTHAVVFSSGTAALHGAYFAAGVEPGDEIITSPLTFVATANAALYLGGRPVFADIDEKTLCLDPKEALRKVTDKTKAVVPVSYAGCPVDISAFREAMPGIPVIEDACHAIGGERNGNKVGKDADMTVFSFHPVKHITTGEGGMVVTDNEKFAERLRFFRSHGITKDPGLLLQKGQGPWYYEMQMLGYNYRLTDIQSALGLSQLRKLDASIAKRREIARRYDEGFAKVEWVTLPPQHPGHAYHLYPIQVNPTIRKKLFEHLRSNGIGVQVHYIPVHMHPYYREVLFFKKGDFPKAEMLYEGEISLPIFPQVTKDQQENILRTVLDI, via the coding sequence ATGGTTTCAAGGAAGAAGGTGAGGTTATTCGTGGATTATATTCCCTATGGGCGACAATGCATCGACGAGGATGACATACAGGTCGTAGTGGATGTCCTCCGAGGCGATCTTATAACACAGGGTCCAGTGAATGAGGCTTTTGAGAGGGCCGTTGCTGAATATGTCGGTGTCACCCATGCAGTGGTTTTCAGCAGTGGAACCGCAGCTCTGCACGGTGCTTATTTTGCTGCGGGTGTAGAACCGGGCGATGAAATAATAACGAGCCCCTTGACCTTTGTCGCCACGGCCAATGCTGCACTCTACCTGGGGGGCAGGCCTGTTTTTGCCGATATCGATGAAAAAACACTCTGCCTGGACCCGAAAGAAGCGTTAAGAAAAGTAACGGATAAAACCAAAGCTGTTGTTCCAGTGAGTTATGCGGGGTGTCCGGTGGATATCAGTGCCTTTCGTGAGGCAATGCCGGGAATTCCTGTTATCGAGGATGCCTGCCACGCCATCGGCGGGGAAAGGAATGGCAACAAAGTCGGTAAAGATGCCGACATGACGGTCTTCAGTTTCCACCCCGTCAAGCACATCACTACCGGCGAGGGCGGAATGGTGGTAACAGATAACGAAAAATTTGCTGAAAGGCTGAGGTTTTTCCGCAGCCACGGTATTACGAAAGACCCAGGATTGCTCCTGCAAAAGGGGCAGGGTCCCTGGTACTACGAAATGCAGATGTTGGGGTATAACTACAGGCTCACGGATATCCAGAGTGCGCTGGGTCTGAGCCAGCTAAGAAAACTGGATGCTTCCATAGCCAAAAGGCGAGAAATTGCCCGTAGGTACGATGAGGGCTTTGCCAAGGTGGAGTGGGTAACCCTCCCCCCCCAGCATCCCGGGCACGCGTATCATCTTTACCCGATCCAGGTCAACCCCACTATCAGAAAAAAATTATTTGAACATCTCAGGTCAAATGGCATCGGTGTTCAGGTACACTACATCCCGGTTCATATGCATCCTTATTACAGGGAAGTCCTGTTTTTTAAAAAGGGAGACTTTCCGAAGGCGGAAATGCTATATGAGGGAGAAATTTCTTTGCCCATTTTTCCCCAGGTCACGAAGGATCAACAAGAAAATATATTGAGAACAGTACTGGATATTTGA